The genome window TCGTCGACGTCTCCGCGCGCTATCCCGCCTTCTACCGCGCGCACATGGGCCGCCTCGAAACGGAGCTCGCCTCCAACGACCCGATGAAGACCCAGCGCTTCGAGGACTACCTGAGCACCTCGCTCGCCTTGTACTTCGACTACGAGACGCTCGGCCGCAGGAAAGAGGGTTACGACCGCCTGCGCAAGGCGTACAAGCTCCCACGCGCCGCCCCGTCGGGGATCCGCTCCTGCGCCGACAAGATGGGCGCCGAGCTGCGCCAGAAGCTGAATGTACCCAGCGATTGGGATTAGGCCGTACCTGAAGTTCCTTATTGTCCTCCCCCGCGGGGAGGGCAGGGTGGGGGGAAGTCCCTAAGAAAAGAAGAAGGCCCGCATCAGCGGGCCTTTTTCCATTCTTGGGGATCCGCCCCCCTCCTGCCTCCCCCGTGGGGGGAGACAATGAGGAAACTGTCAGACGCCCGTGACCTTATCACCCCCGAAGTAGGGCCGCAGCACCTCGGGCACCAGCACGCTCCCGTCCGCCTGCTGGAAGTTCTCCAGGATGGCTGCGAAGATGCGTCCGACGGCGAGCCCCGAGCCGTTGAGGGTGTGGACGAACTCCGGCGCGTCCTTGGGCCCGCGGCGCATGCGCGCGTTCATCCGGCGCGCTTGGAAGTCCCCGCAGTTCGAGCACGAGGAGACTTCGCGGTAGCGGCCCTCGCCGGGGAAGAAGACCTCGAGGTCGTAGGTCTTGCAGGCGCCGAAGCCGATGTCGGCGGTGCAGAGCTCGAGGACGCGGTGGGGCAGCCCGAGCTTGAGGAGCACGCTCTCGGCGTCCTTCGTCAGGCGCTCGAGGGCCTCCGGGGAGTCCTCGGGCCGCGTGATCCAGACGAGCTCGACCTTGTCGAACTGGTGGTTGCGGATGAGCCCCTTCACGTCCTTTCCGTACGAGCCCGACTCCTGACGGAAGCAGGGAGTGAGCGCCGTGAGCTTGAGCGGGAGCTTTGAGGCGTCGAGGATGTCTCCGCGTACGGTGTTCGTCAGCGGGACCTCGGCGGTCGGGATCAGGAAGCGGACATCCTTCGCGACCCCTTCGGCCCCTTCCTTCTCGGCGTGCTGTCCGGTCTTGTAGAGGTCCGCCTCGAACTTGGGAAGCTGACCGGTGCCTTCAAGGACCTCGGGCAGAACGAGATAGGGGACCCAGTGCTCGAGATAGCCGTTCTCCTTCGTCTGGTGGTCGAGCATGAACTGCGCGAGGGCGCGCTCGAGGCGGGCGCCGGCGCCCTTGAGCAGGGCGAAGCGCGCGCCGGAGAGCTTCGCGGCGAGCGCGAAGTCGAGTATGCCCAGCTTCTCCCCGACGGCGGCATGATCGAGGGCCTTGAAGGGGAGCTTGGTCGGCTCGGCGCCGAGCCGCACGACTTTATTGTCCTCTTCCGACTTCCCGACGGGGCAGCTGGGATGAGGAAGGTTGGGGATGGAGAGGAGGCAGTCGCGCACCTCGGTCTCGACGGCGGAGAGCCGCGCTTCCTTCTCGGGCATGGCCGTCTTGAGGACGGCGACCTCGTCCATGAGGCGCTTCGCTTCGGCCTCGTCCTTCTTCGCCTTGGCCGCGCCGACGGCCTTCGAGACCTCGTTGCGGCGCGCGCGCAGGTCCTCGACCTCCTTGAGCAGGGCCCGGTGGGCTCCGTCGAGCTCGAGATACTTCTCCAGAGCGGGGAGATAGCGTCCCCCGCGGTCGCGCACGCCCTGCCGGGCCCTCTCGCTCTCCGTGCGCAGGATCTTAGGATCGTTCATCGCGGGCCTCCGCCCTTCGCCTCGCCTGCGGGGGCCGTCCCCGCCGCCTGCTGCTTCCAGAGCACCGGCAGGACGGACTCGTGTATGCGGCCTTGCAGCGTGCTCTCGCCGGGACGCGGCTCGAGCATCACCTGCAGCCGCAGTGCGTCGGGCCAATAGCCCGCGCGCGCCATGCGCTTGAGATAAGCTCCGAGGACGGCGCGGTTGAGCCCGGCCGGCACCGGCCTCGTTTCGCCGGCGCGGATCGTGGGTACCCGGCGGTCCTCGAGGATGAAGGGGATGGCCCAGACGCCCTCGCCTCCGCCCACGATGGGGACGAGGCGCGCGGTCACGATATAGCGAAGGAGCATCGCCTCGTCGGCCTTGCCCGCCGCGTTGCGCAGTCGCAGCTCCAGACGCGGAGCGGC of Elusimicrobiota bacterium contains these proteins:
- the serS gene encoding serine--tRNA ligase, with translation MNDPKILRTESERARQGVRDRGGRYLPALEKYLELDGAHRALLKEVEDLRARRNEVSKAVGAAKAKKDEAEAKRLMDEVAVLKTAMPEKEARLSAVETEVRDCLLSIPNLPHPSCPVGKSEEDNKVVRLGAEPTKLPFKALDHAAVGEKLGILDFALAAKLSGARFALLKGAGARLERALAQFMLDHQTKENGYLEHWVPYLVLPEVLEGTGQLPKFEADLYKTGQHAEKEGAEGVAKDVRFLIPTAEVPLTNTVRGDILDASKLPLKLTALTPCFRQESGSYGKDVKGLIRNHQFDKVELVWITRPEDSPEALERLTKDAESVLLKLGLPHRVLELCTADIGFGACKTYDLEVFFPGEGRYREVSSCSNCGDFQARRMNARMRRGPKDAPEFVHTLNGSGLAVGRIFAAILENFQQADGSVLVPEVLRPYFGGDKVTGV